Within the Catalinimonas niigatensis genome, the region GAGTTGAAGAGTACCCTGGCCACTACCGGCCTGAGCCTGGCCGATGTACATACCCAAAGCACTTCGCCATCAGCAGCGATTAAAGATGCATTGGAACGGGTTGAATCTCAATTAGGGGTACTGTCCCGCGAGTCGCCCTATCATATACAGCGTCAGGCGCATCCAACCCAAACCAATGAAGTAAACACTACCAAAAGCTTTGATCCTCAAATCATCAGGGCTGTTTTAGAGGGGGATGAGCAGGCCACCATTGATCGGGTCAAAGCACTACTGACCCAGGAAGAATTTGATTTCGCTTCTCCCTACATGAGTGTTCAGCAGTACCGCGAGCAGGTGTTGAACTGGTGTAAGCTGCTGGCGGATCAGGGCCTGGGCAATACAGCCTATCCCACGGAGTATGGTGGAGAGGATGATATAAAAAAGTACTTCGCCGTGATGGAAACTCTTTCTTATCATGACCTGAGTTTGGTGATCAAGTTTGGAGTTCAGTTTGGCTTGTGGGGTATGAGTGTGCTGTACCTGGGTACGAAGAAACACCATGACCAATACTTACGGCCCATTGGCAGGCTGGAACTGCCCGGCTGCTTCGCCATGACGGAAACCGGACATGGTTCTAATGTGAAAGGACTGGAAACTACGGCCACCTACAATCACCAGGAAGGCATGATCACCATCCACAGCCCGCACAAACTGGCAGGCAAGGAATACATAGGCAATGCCGCAGTCCATGGGCAGATGGCCACCGTATTTGCCAAGTTGGTGATTGAGGGGGTAGATTATGGCGTAAATGCTTTTATTGTACCTCTTCGTGATCAGCAGGGCGAATTGCTACCCGGCATCCGGATTGAGGACAATGGCCATAAAATGGGATTAAACGGAGTAGATAACGGTCGTATTTGGTTTGATCAGGTCAAAATAGCCCGGGATGCCATGCTGGACCGCTACGCATCCATAGACGAAGATGGAAAATTTAACAGCCCGATTAGTAGCGACAACCGCCGGTTCTTTGTCATGCTGGGCACCCTGGTAGGAGGTAGGGTAGGGATTGCCCGCTCTGCCTTGAGTGCAGCCAAGTCGGGACTGACCATTGCTATCAGATATGCTGAGCAGCGGCTGCAGTTTGGTCCTGAAAATGGGCAGGAGGTGCCTATACTTAATTACCGCACCCATCAGCGCCGACTGTTTCCCTTGCTTACCAATGCTTATGCCGGTCACTTTGCCCTGCGCTATCTCACCCAGCGTTTCCTATCCCGGACAAAGGAAGACATGAAGGAAGTGGAGGCACTGGCCGCCGGGCTAAAAGCCTGGTCCACCTGGAACACAACCCGTACCTTACAGGAATGCCGGGAAGCGCTGGGGGGCAAAGGTTATCTCTCAGAAAACCGAATTGATCGCTTAAAAAACGATACGGACATCTATACTACCTTTGAAGGAGATAATACCGTGCTGATGCAGTTAGTGGCCAAAAGCCGTTTGGCAGAGTTCCAAAAAGAATTTGCCGACATTAATTTTTTTGGCATGGTCAACTACATTGCTGACAAAGCACGGATCAATATAGCAGAGAAAAATCCGATCGCCGTTCGCGAAACGAGTAGTGAACATTTGTTAGATCTTAACTTTCATGTGAAGGCTTTTCGGTACCGAGAGATGCGGATATTGAAAAGTGCAGCCACGCGCTTCAAACATTATATTGATGGGGGTATGGACTCCTTTGACGCCTTTAACCAAACTCAGTATCACATGCTTAAGGTAGGCTTTGCTTATATTGAGCGAGTGATACTGGAGCAATTCGTGGAAGCAATACAGCAGGTGGAAGACGAGGCCAGCCGAGAGATTTTGACTAAGGTGTGTCAGCTCTTTGCATTATCTCAGATTGAGCAACACAAAGGCTGGTATTTAGAAAATGGCTATATGGAGGGTGTCAAAACGAAAGCTATCAGAAGAGAGATCAACCAGCTATGTTGGGAGCTGAGAAAGGAAGCATCCGGGCTGGTGAAGGCCTTTGGTATACCGGAAAAACTATTACCTGCGCTTATAAAAGCT harbors:
- a CDS encoding acyl-CoA dehydrogenase family protein — protein: MLTTDTALENPNLIAFIPFLYLAWADADLTEQEINDLREDIMALSWLTKTEREYLYAHLNPEQAPSPHTLKGWQRIIRQHADQLSDELKSTLATTGLSLADVHTQSTSPSAAIKDALERVESQLGVLSRESPYHIQRQAHPTQTNEVNTTKSFDPQIIRAVLEGDEQATIDRVKALLTQEEFDFASPYMSVQQYREQVLNWCKLLADQGLGNTAYPTEYGGEDDIKKYFAVMETLSYHDLSLVIKFGVQFGLWGMSVLYLGTKKHHDQYLRPIGRLELPGCFAMTETGHGSNVKGLETTATYNHQEGMITIHSPHKLAGKEYIGNAAVHGQMATVFAKLVIEGVDYGVNAFIVPLRDQQGELLPGIRIEDNGHKMGLNGVDNGRIWFDQVKIARDAMLDRYASIDEDGKFNSPISSDNRRFFVMLGTLVGGRVGIARSALSAAKSGLTIAIRYAEQRLQFGPENGQEVPILNYRTHQRRLFPLLTNAYAGHFALRYLTQRFLSRTKEDMKEVEALAAGLKAWSTWNTTRTLQECREALGGKGYLSENRIDRLKNDTDIYTTFEGDNTVLMQLVAKSRLAEFQKEFADINFFGMVNYIADKARINIAEKNPIAVRETSSEHLLDLNFHVKAFRYREMRILKSAATRFKHYIDGGMDSFDAFNQTQYHMLKVGFAYIERVILEQFVEAIQQVEDEASREILTKVCQLFALSQIEQHKGWYLENGYMEGVKTKAIRREINQLCWELRKEASGLVKAFGIPEKLLPALIKAD